The following is a genomic window from Vicia villosa cultivar HV-30 ecotype Madison, WI unplaced genomic scaffold, Vvil1.0 ctg.003668F_1_1, whole genome shotgun sequence.
TTCTTCTACTTTATCTTATCTTCCATTTCCATAAGTGATTAACTGAAGTCGACGCAGGAAAAATGGTGTTCATTACCACCGGGGTCGAAAATCAAGATGCagaaaatctttttgaaaaaGAGGTGTTCATCAATGCTAGAAGTCACTCGTGGTGGTGGTAGTGTCACCGATCGACCAGAGTCCGATGAATTTGAAGGATGTCGCAAAGATAGATGAAAATGATGTTTGGCCGGCGACAGCATCAGTTTTGATGAGATTTGTAAATCTGGTGGTTTAGGCGGTGGAAACGGCGCAAGTGGTGGAAATGGCGCATGTGTCGGATGTTGTACTAATCTCTTTTTTTGGTTATCAAATCGTGGCCTCAGAATAGGAGAAGATGACAATGGGGATGATGCCAAAGATATTGCCATAGTTTTCGTTGGAATTGTCACTGTTTTTGTTGCCGGAAGTTGATCTCTTGATTCTTGACTTTCTAATACTGGTGGTGGAGGCATGTTGAAATTTTTCAACTCAAAACTAGGATCAAAAGGTTTCGGTAGAGTCCTGAAATCCGCAACATCGTTTGAATCCAAACCGTTGGAAAGAGACTTGACTGGttcaacaactaaatcttcaagAAATGAACTTTTTTTGATGGATTTCATAGATTCCAGATCTGACTTTTCATCCTCTTCTATTGGTAAAAGCTCTCTCCATTCAGGTTTAAATTTCCATAGCAAAGCTGTGGTGAATGTATCCCAATTTGATTCTGGGTGGAGGTGAAACCACCATAGCCACCATGTGAGAGCGTCGCCTCTCATTGAACAAGCAGTTTCAATCATCTTTTCCTCTTCTGATATTCCTCTAATGATGAAAGATTTCTCAGAGCAAAGGATCCACCAATAAGCGTCTTCTATGCCATCAAAATTAGATATCTTCAATGGAGAAGGATTTAGAGTGTCTTCCCTAACAAACTGAGAGATTGAATCTGTAACTGTGAAAAAATCACTTTCATCACTGACTATGACTTCTGATTGGTGTTGAAAGGTAAAGTCGTTGATGGGGGTGGAGTTAGGGTGTGCATTTGATGTCTTCGCTGTATATGGTGGTTGAAGGTGTGGAGTGCAAATTGTTTGTTGCTGGTGGTGACCATTATTGTAGCCAAAAGATGTTGAATCTGATGGGTTGATCATAGGTGGTGTATATCCATGATTAAAATGCATAGTTGGTGATGGAGTTGTAACATGAGTATTTGTGGAATAAGATGAAAGAACTTCCCATGGAAAATATGGAGATGAATGTGTGATAGGAGTGGTGTTCATAGAATAGAAATCGAAGGTGGAGTGATACGATGGAATTGAAGGTGGATGATAAGGataatccataggaggatttgagtacatgaatgaaagcaccaattgataggaagattcctatcaagactataaaattagggttttctaactaaaaggggaagaacactacaagtaaaggaaattaaaataaagataactttgatttcattgattgataccctaaaatgtgtcaaagacactacatatataatgcTCCTAATGGATAAATAACTAAAAGCCCAAAAGctattaaaagcccaaaagcTATTAGAAATAttctagaaaatataataatatctaATACatcaaaaatactaataaaataaattcataaattcTATTAATACCCCTATCAAAAACATAAAGCCATGCTATGAAAAGATAAATCAGATATGATCCTTATAACAAACCTCATCAATGCTAAGGTTTTGAAGCTTAGGGCAGTGTTTGAGAAATTCTACTACAATACGCCACTTATAATTGAGATTTGAGAGAGGTAAGTTTCAAATAGGTCAAATTATGATAGGTAGGCATCAATTCTAACACGCTCCTAAAATGTAAAAGGTGACAAAAACTATCAAAAATCATGGTAAAACACCCAACAGAAAACAAAATAGAGATTttctttttcatataaaaatcaaaccTCAGCAATTTCAATGGAGAGAGTCCGTACATTCTGAAGTGCTTGGAATGGAAAAtggaaataagagaaatcaaCATCTGCTACAATTAAGTTACTTAACCTAAAATTTTTCCATTTGTTAGAGCTTATTAGAGAGTCCTCTTCGCAGTCATAAGACACATCACATATGAATAACTTCTCAAGAATTGGACATCCATCTAAAACCAACATAAAATCTAGATCCTCAGGAAAAGTTATAAATTGTAAATTAAGAGTTTTGAGCAATGGAAGTTCAACCGAGGAAAAACTATGCTCAACCCAGAAAacactaaggctatgtttgggagtttggaggggaagggaggggagggctttgaaaaataagaagaattgagtgaaaaggataaaaagattttgggtaggagggttttggagggtttgagtttattcataaaaccaaaaaccccataaaatgggggaactcaaaaattgtattgaatgagggttttggagggttttgaagggcttacataaattttccaaatatcttttaggttgttatagtattctgaaaattaaaaatttagtaatgataatgactcttttatcattctaaacaaaatcattttttcaaaaaatgtcaaatatttttttatactttttttaaaatttcatttttggaagccttcccctcccctcccctccaaactcccaaacatagcctaagatgAAGAACCACAAGAGTTCTGCAAGTGAAAATGCTAATAGGCAATATAAGCCAACCCCCGGATGAGCCTACATCGAGAGTAAGGTGCTCGACACCGTGTTGTAATACGTAATTGAGCCATTTGGTGAAAGTAGGAATGAGAGGAAAATTGGTAGTGTTTGTATAATCAtatataagagagagagagagagagagagagagagagagagagagagagagagagagagagagagagagagagagagagagagagagagagagaaacttTTGATTGAAGCGGAAATTGGCGGTTGAGTCTGATAATCTGGTGTGGCTGAAGTCGAGAACGGGGACTGAGAGCCATAGATGGTTGATGGTTCCACCTCTTTGAAAGAATGCTTGTGGCAGCGGATTGTTTGGTTGGGAGAAAAGAGAGAATGTGACCGAGAATCGTAGAGTGCTTATtgtgggcccgtttgttttgatttttttaaaaaatagttaattttgaatctatttcaaatagatttttatgaaaatcatttttaaaatacaagtttttaaaaaaaatagagttttaattaagtttttatcttcaataatgtatgtttatgttataagtttttaaaatgagtgtttcattttagaaaaaacgaatataaaaaaattggcttaattgcaattttggtcccgctgttatcatttttttttacttttttagtcactatattttagttttttgaggattttggtcccctgcaaattcgaagacaattttaaatgaaatgacgctcatattgatgatgtgtcagtGCCAGTTCAATagtgaaatgttaaaaaaaactaattttatttaagatttatgttgaacatgtcatcaatgtgagtttcatttcattaaaaattgccttcgaatttgtaaggggaccaaaatcctcaaaaaaataaaataaaagactaAAATTCaggattttaaaatagaatttttaaaaaacggttttgaaaaatctattttcaaaaatacaaagaaaaaatttaattttttgaaaCCAAAACAAACGGATCATGTATCCGCCATTGAAACGGAAATTTTTAGACGAAGAAGATTCTTATTCAACACCGTGTTGTCAAGAACCCTAATTTCTTGATGTTAAGATTCCTCTTTTACTCACCATTTTTTAATCTTCtccatttgaaaaataaaaggagAAATCAATTTTGTATCATCATTAATTATATCTCTATAAATAGAATtttctataaattttttattgaaagATATTGTTGTTCGTCGATTTAGGgtgacaaaaatattttttaaattaagaagggtgaaaataataatatttttccaacataattgaaatattatttaaattagtaAAAAAGTTATAGTGATATAactaatatcaaaataattagataaaaaaattttatgccgacaaaatttatttaaaatttaaatttattttaaataaagaaatttattattatgcatctataatataagaatggttgtggaaaagtctacaacacccttatttgattttttgccaccacaatgaaattgtttttaattattaaaataatacaaccatCGTATTttatcaaatctctcttcattctctattttttttttctctttcatcactttctcacttctttattCCACAAttagggaaaaaatttattatttatgaaaaatagtatttatgatccaaatattttttattcaaaaatgatatacgggaaaaaatctactattaatctaaataattttatatacaaaatttatattgattcaaatatttttttgtaaatgatacttaaacaaaaataatatttgtatacggaaaaaaattattaattgcaaaaaatggtatttatgatccaaatattttttattcaaaagtgGTATACGGGGGAAAAtaaactattgatctaaatatttttatatacgaaatttactattgataccaatatttttataaatgatatctaaacaaaaataatttttgtatatggaaaataatctattacctaaaaaaaattgtatttatgattcaaatattttttaatcaaaaatggtatacgagaaaaaatctactattgatctaaatgtttttatatacgaaatttagtATTGAtgcagatatttttgtaaatgatacctaaataaaaattaagtctttatacggaaaaaaaatcaaatatagatTTATATATTGTATATACGATGAGGATTGGCTACATGATTGCGCCTTTACCCCTTACAAAGCAAAAAGGTGTGGGTCCCACCATTTATTATTCACTCATCTCACTTTCTTTGTTTATCAATCACAAGAAATCtccaactttttttctttttttctcttttctatcTCTCTTTAATTTCTCTCAAACCAATCAAAGTCTTAGAGAAAGGTCCTCAACCTCTTCCCAATTATATGCAAAGGAAAATGTACCTCGCAAAATTGGAAAGAGCTAGGAGATGACTAAGCTTTGAATCCAATAGACGAGCTAGGAGACTAAATTTGAACTTAAAACTTTGGATTTGGTTTAGAAAAAAAGTCAAGTGATATCTCAACTTATAAGATCGAAACCATAGTTTTAAATTATGGTTGTAGTTGCAATCGCGGATGTGATTGCGGTTGCAAGTGTTGTAATTGTGATCATGCTTGTAAATTGTGGTTGGGAATGTAGTTACGTTTACGGGTGTTACAATTATGGTCACTGCGATTGCTGCGATGTATATTACGACCGTTACAGCGTGAATTTTTATTGAGTGGTATTTGAAATACAATGtttaaaaaacacttaatgttAAGATATTTCATCACATCTGAAGTAAATTGAGTTATGCGATTTTAAATTTTTGagatttgatgaaaatacttaaaaaaatatgaGTGAAATTGTCTAAAATGTAGTTTATATTGTGATCGAACGCGTGATTttaaatcacaccgcaattgcggtctGATGGGGTTGCAGAGACTATCGCATCCATAATATTGCGCTTGCAATTGTTGTTGCGAagtgcaatttaaaaccatgattcAAACCACATATTATTGAGCTTTTCTAGAAACTTATTCAAAGTCTTAACCTCACCAAATCGATCGATCCCAAATCTAGCACCAGAATTGTTTCGTCTCGATGGAACGAACACCTCTACTACCAAACCAAGATCCAAAAAACATCATTTTAGAGCCGCATGATTAACGTTATCCAGAAAGTTTGTAAAGTAGTTCGAGTGCACCTCCATAAACCAATTCATGAAGAAAGACCCCACGAAGAACAAGGAAAAAAAACTGATAAATGAGAAAAGATAAAGAGAAAAACCTGGATGGAAAAAGCTAAAGAAAATAGATCACAGATGACAAGAGGCTAGATGTATGATAATGCACGATGGAAGAAACTATAGACGATATGTAACGTTAGTAGATACACTATGCAGTAGATGACAATCGAAATGTTGTGAATGCATGATGTGAGTTGTTTAATGCAAGACGAAACAAGGATGAATGACAATGATCATGGAATAGTTACTGCGATTTGGATACAACAACTAGGACTGAGCAAGAGCTTAATGATGCAAGATGAATGAATGATAATACATGAAAAACACTAGAACAGGCTATTCTACTCTCTGAGATAATGTCAAATGGCGAATGGAAGATGCATTGCATGGTAACTTAATTAgaacacaaaataaaaaaaaattatagacttAATATCATTTTTGTATATTAAGCTTATTTTGATTCTTTAACTTAAAAAATTGTCTATATTGTTAGTATTTTTGTCTAACTAACGacctaaaaattcaaaaatccatCCCCAAATTTGTCACTAATTAGACAAAAATGATTAACATAATAAGTTTTGAAGAGTTAATAGACCAATATGGGACAAAAagaattaaaccaaaattatattaaaaagtgAAAACCAAGTTCATTTATTTTGGAATTTTTGTGCATGCAAGTGACCCTCATAATGAAATGTAGGAATACTAGTACCACCAAAACATATCAATTCGCCATGGTTACTATACACTTTGAATAGGTCTTAGTCTCACCATTTGCCATGGCTTTTGCCTTTTGCTTGAGTTTAACATTCCTTCAGTAAAGGGATCAAACTAGTGCAAAATTAAATTGTACAGAAATATAAAATGTTTATTAAGCTCAGTGTGTTTAAGAGTTTTGAACATTAGTTGGAATAGAAAACAATTTGTAAAAAAATCATAAACCATTCATGGTATGAGTATAATCTGGTGGAGTAATCTCCTTACCATGTGCTATGCTAACATAATGAATGTAATCTAGGGAAAACATGGAAAAAAAGTGAAACCGAAAAATGATGGTCCAATGGGTCCATAATGCATTACTATGAaaccaaataaaaattcaatCATCTAGGAGCAGTAGCTAGCCAAATCATCTTCATTTAAAATAAATCTGGCACAAGGCAGAGCTCTTTGGGAAGGACAGCAATTCCATTTGCATCGCAAGCTTCTCTTCGCAATTCATGGAAGACGGACTGCATATTGTCATTCTCCGTAAGTGTGTTGAATTCAGCATGATGTATTGTGCAAATTGTAGCTCATATTCCTGTCCTCTATAATTTGTAATGTTGCATTCTTTGAACTGTGAAGAGAGGCATTCAGGAGAAATACTTGGGATTGAGATAAAAGATTTAACCGATGTTAAAAGTTGAGGCATTTCAAGGACAAGAGTTTGAAGCTTGGGGAATTTCTCCAGCACCCCAAATACCCAACACCAATCAACATTTCTTTGGAAGACAAGTTCCACATGAGTTAGATTAGGAAACACAGGAACATGGCCATACATCTACaacaattacaaataaaaatgaataaacattTCAAGTCATGAtataaatgaaaatggaaataaaatagaaaacacAGGCACAAATATCAGACACAACGACATCAATATAAGTAACTGTATGTAATTACAAGTGTCAGTTTAATATCCGCGTTGAATTTTGTGACAAGTCTTTAATCAGTAGTGTAAGTGCTACATATCAAATATATTACAAAGTAAATACGTGTATCCAAATTACCTCTTCTATCCGGAGAAATTCGACATTAGAAAAGGCTCCAATAGGAACATCACAGCTATTCAAGTTAGATATATCTGCCCTAACCAAATTGGTTAACCTCTTAAACTTTCCATTATACTCCTGTAACCAATACCTCACAGATATATCTTTAGCTTCAAAATCTTCAAGAATTGGACAAGAATTAACTAGTTCACAAAGATACCAGTGTTCGGCAATAAAAACATCATTCAGATGTAAGGTTTTAAGCGAAGGAAAGTCAACCGGTAAAAAATAATTCACACGTACCGTTTTCAACTTGAGAACTATGAGATTactaaaagcaaaaataaaattgtaaaaattcAACCTATCAGACCCTTGGAATTCAAGGTGCTCCATTCCATATTTGTCTGCGATTATTAACCACTTCAGAACAGCGGTTTCCAATGACTCATTGACAGGATTTTCATGACATTTTAGGTCAAATCTTTTGATGAGTTTGCGGTGCTTAATTTTTGCACAAATAACATAGTATATCATATCCATGAAGCGGAAATAAGGTTTTCCTCTGTTCATAAATCTCTGGTCATCGAAGTTGAGATTGGGGACTAAGAGCCAAATTGGCTTCCACCTTTTAGAAAGAAGAGATGTGGTAAAAGCAACTTCGGTTGGAAGAAAAGAGAGAATGTGACTGAGGATTTCATCCGGCAACGTGCTGATCATGTCTTCCTTTTCATCTTCCATTTCCATCTGCATTCCAAAgttttgaggattaattacaaAACAGGGAAGAATCCTAATTCACAAGGCCGGTTATACCCCTGTGCAGCCTGGTCCACTGCACAGGGCCTCTAAAAGTACAAGGACCTCCAAATTCAAAGCTTATGCACACAGCAAATTttagaaaatttgaatttgaCTTTTTCTATAACTTGTGATTAGATAGCAATAGTAATAAAGTTACGTAACAAATTCAACGAACAAATCAAACTCAAACAAAAATCTTCACAGAACAACATATAAGCAAAATCATGTACacatttcattttttcttttttctatctAATTTTCACTAAAACTTCTGAATAACAAAGctcttataattattttttattattttttaggtttttcacCACCGGTTTAATACGGTACGGGAGTCGGTAAATTAATTCTTATTATGactaatatacatatataaaattaattcttATTTTTATGGATATCAATACAGtatcttaattatttattttctcattaatATATCATACCTTATTCAAACTTAATTTAttaatatgttttaaaatttaaatatttaagatGGATTGTACAGTTTTGCTACAATATAAAGTTGTTCCTATGATATATTGatcttttataatattatatttttattattttgcatGGAAATCTTAATTTAAAAATTCAAgtgtatattatatattataatagaattttttaatctttctattttataaatttacttttaattcttattttttttattgttaattttaatttgtaattttatttgcTAATTGTTAATCATCTCTTAAGATTTAAAAGTTTAATTCTGAATATGAGAAAAAATTTGATAAGTTaacttaatttcaaaaaaaatctcaTAAAACCCACatttttttgttgaaattgtgaatattatacttgttgatttgggatttttgttttgatttttttagtgagaattttttaaatattagaaCAGCGCCTCTAAATAGTTTGACACGGCCCCGCTAATTCACAATGCAAGACATGTAAACCAACAACAgaaattagggtttagggtttaggaatGAAAAACTTCTTTGATTTgatattaattaaaagataaaccaaatacataaataaaaaagaagCTAACAAAACAACTATAATACAGAATGATTGGGGTTTAGGGTTTTTCTAGATATTGATGAATCAAACAACTCAACTCTATTGCACAACAGTTGAAATATAATAACAACCACAATTCACAAGCCACTCAAATCCTATAAACAAGAATCTGTTGAGATAAATTTTAagaaaaacagttgaagagagATGAAAAACCTGTATGTGAGAATGAGAATGAACAATAGAGAACAAGGGAGGAATGATCGACGATTTCAGTGAGGTCGGTGCTTCACAAACCGCGGAAGAGGGAGAGACTGAGAATCGCACCTCGTCTTTCTGGTTCAATTTCGGTCTTTTGTATTCTTATACTACGGcactctttttttatttaaagattataaattaaaatagtaaaaaagagatattttaattaaataaaaggataaaATTAAGAGTAAAGTGATAAAtttagagattttttttttgaaataatcaagtttttccttttaaatatcatgataattattatttttaattataactaaaatatttcaaataaaaaatatcacaGTTAAGACGAGGCGTCACTGATAATGGTgcatacataaaaaaaatatacataggCGGGGACAATCCCTCACACATACATTATCGATGCGTCATTAGAAATGGCACATGTCCTATAGGTCATAAAAGAGGCGACATGTCCCCTGACGCGTATATGTACcagatttttttcttaaattaaagttacaattaattaaaaattacaaaaatgggtaataaagtaataaattattattatttaatttaaatagcaCTAGTAATATACTCGTGCCTATGCACGGGTACGGTATGATAAGcgcatttgtttttaaaatgtaataaaaagtaagaaaaataaagttgtctaaccaataaaatttattattttaaaaaataataataaattgtaacctataatttttcat
Proteins encoded in this region:
- the LOC131641328 gene encoding putative F-box/LRR-repeat protein At5g41840, with translation MEMEDEKEDMISTLPDEILSHILSFLPTEVAFTTSLLSKRWKPIWLLVPNLNFDDQRFMNRGKPYFRFMDMIYYVICAKIKHRKLIKRFDLKCHENPVNESLETAVLKWLIIADKYGMEHLEFQGSDRLNFYNFIFAFSNLIVLKLKTVRVNYFLPVDFPSLKTLHLNDVFIAEHWYLCELVNSCPILEDFEAKDISVRYWLQEYNGKFKRLTNLVRADISNLNSCDVPIGAFSNVEFLRIEEMYGHVPVFPNLTHVELVFQRNVDWCWVFGVLEKFPKLQTLVLEMPQLLTSVKSFISIPSISPECLSSQFKECNITNYRGQEYELQFAQYIMLNSTHLRRMTICSPSSMNCEEKLAMQMELLSFPKSSALCQIYFK